The proteins below are encoded in one region of Ostrea edulis chromosome 3, xbOstEdul1.1, whole genome shotgun sequence:
- the LOC125673442 gene encoding tripartite motif-containing protein 45-like, whose amino-acid sequence MAFYLRRIPIVCPNTIHNGKRTIKPCAEKIPNTSICCKKCGWNAARRYYLQGSKMCNGILSNGEPCDNIVNPITKLCIKCGSLVDFQQPNADEMEKKEVLRFAQDVICCDLCPEKQTKNQVEYVCKRCNLNLCTACVGLHVSSDPSSRHDITGYKFKENDGCDNSISCEVHQNKKCELYCKNCKIPICTTCIASNLHTDHIFDEISDSCDRMKAFLREENEDLEGSIAPEYDRLISELQSTITVYKINHENMTREIKNQASQLHSQLNTSMQKLLSNAQKMEVEDMHDLSNLLSKMQRIRSSIQADIEENEKLESGNDVALLMERVHVAKAGKFRRVPPLIELTTPSFRQPEVDAEMLSKLVGDLIPSVKQTKAGYKIKLPKLGQKETE is encoded by the exons ATGGCTTTTTATCTACGGCGCATACCAATAGTTTGCCCAAACACCATTCATAATGGCAAAAGGACCATTAAACCCTGTGCAGAGAAAATTCCAAATACAAGCATATGTTGTAAAAAGTGTGGGTGGAATGCAGCTCGAAGATATTATTTACAAGGATCAAAGATGTGCAACGGAATTCTGTCTAATGGTGAACCCTGTGACAACATTGTAAACCCAATAACAAAGCTTTGTATCAAATGTGGATCACTAGTAGACTTTCAGCAACCAAATGCAGATG AGATGGAGAAAAAAGAAGTATTGAGATTTGCACAAGATGTAATTTGTTGTGACCTGTGCCCAGAGAAACAAACCAAAAACCAAGTGGAATATGTATGTAAAAGATGCAACCTGAACCTCTGTACAGCATGCGTTGGTCTTCACGTGTCATCAGATCCATCAAGCCGTCATGACATCACTGGATATAAGTTTAAAGAAAATGATGGATGTGATAATTCTATTTCCTGCGAAgtgcatcaaaataaaaaatgtgaacTCTATtgcaaaaattgtaaaattccgATTTGTACTACATGCATCGCATCAAATCTTCATACTGATCATATATTCGATGAAATTTCCGATTCATGCGATAGAATGAAAGCATTTCTGCGGGAAGAAAACGAAGATCTTGAGGGTTCCATTGCTCCAGAATATGATAGACTCATTTCTGAGCTTCAGTCCACTATAACGGTTTACAAGATAAATCACGAAAATATGACGAGAGAAATAAAAAATCAGGCGTCACAGCTTCATTCGCAGTTAAACACATCAATGCAAAAACTTCTCAGTAATGCGCAGAAAATGGAAGTAGAGGACATGCATGATCTTTCCAATCTTCTCTCCAAAATGCAACGCATCCGTTCATCAATTCAAGCTGAtatagaagaaaatgaaaagttggAGAGTGGTAATGATGTTGCACTACTAATGGAACGTGTACATGTGGCGAAGGCGGGTAAATTCAGACGTGTTCCACCCTTGATAGAGCTTACGACGCCTAGCTTTCGGCAACCAGAAGTGGATGCCGAAATGTTGTCCAAATTAGTAGGAGATTTGATTCCGAGcgtcaaacaaacaaaagcGGGCTACAAAATAAAGCTTCCCAAACTAGGACAGAAAGAGACTGAGTGA
- the LOC125681422 gene encoding probable ATP-dependent DNA helicase RecS, translating into MTRGHELFELYDNQSKTPFRTKFVVEVKMEDVDKIEAVEKEVCKLFNVEALKAEQKEILQCLLSKQDCMAVLPTGYGKSLPYQMYLPLIRQLTETNLCHGLPFQAKFDVNEKIIVCCPLVSLMADQVQRLTDIPNLKAAFKGNSQEGDDMIRKGEIDIIFASPETLVGDPFWRSQLQELSVGVIVIDEFHTITTWGGDDETEEQDAFRKWFRYVGELRAIFPHASVLALSATCTNKIKKQVSKILNLKQGLSKFISVSPNKTNIKLVVKKIDNAIETAMYWLIDSLENMKMNFPKTLILSS; encoded by the exons ATGACCCGAGGTCACGAACTTTTTGAACTTTACGACAACCAATCAAAAACGCCGTTTCGTACGAAGTTCGTTGTGGAAGTAAAAATGGAGGACGTTGATAAAATCGAAGCGGTAGAAAAAGAAGTTTGCAAATTATTCAATGTGGAAGCGCTCAAAGCCGAACAGAAGGaaattttacaatgtttatTGTCAAAACAAGATTGCATGGCGGTGTTGCCGACTGGATACGGGAAATCGCTTCCTTATCAGATGTATTTGCCCTTGATACGTCAATTGACTGAAACAAATTTATGTCATGGGCTGCCTTTTCAAGCCAAATTCGATGTGAATGAGAAGATTATAGTGTGCTGTCCACTTGTCTCATTAATGGCAGACCAAGTGCAACGTCTTACTGACATTCCAAATTTGAAGGCTGCATTTAAAG gaaaTTCCCAAGAAGGTGACGATATGATAAGAAAAGGTGAAATAGATATCATATTTGCATCACCAGAAACACTTGTTGGAGACCCATTTTGGAGATCTCAGTTGCAGGAACTGTCCGTTGGTGTCATTGTGATTGATGAGTTCCACACGATTACGACCTG GGGCGGAGATGACGAAACAGAAGAGCAAGATGCTTTCCGTAAATGGTTTAGATATGTTGGTGAATTAAGAGCTATTTTTCCGCATGCGTCAGTACTAGCCTTAAGTGCAACCTGTACGAACAAAATTAAGAAGCAAGTTTCCAAGATTCTTAACTTGAAGCAAGGACTTTCTAAATTCATATCAGTCTCTCCAAATAAGACCAATATCAAATTGGTAGtgaaaaaaattgacaatgcCATTGAAACTGCCATGTATTGGCTGATTGATTCTTTagagaatatgaaaatgaacttTCCAAAAACACTTATACTCAGTTCAtga
- the LOC130052646 gene encoding P2X purinoceptor 7-like yields the protein MEVDELRELCLTMAEKQPGLVHDIMHPPTQQGGYHPQPGGTCPNWCVCGNCRQMPTEREKVCCGKEQCITLLPDFSVLILDEAVLALARLYRRDILVFNDEVDERKGNRHQAYRQYILWTYGRLGAGDRRVIPSCAVWSIRDKFPDPFGQYTGFVAGRI from the exons ATGGAGGTGGATGAACTTCGAGAACTGTGCCTAACGATGGCAGAAAAACAACCTGGTCTAGTTCACGATATCATGCATCCTCCTACCCAACAAGGGGGCTACCACCCACAACCTGGCGGGACTTGCCCAAACTGGTGTGTTTGTGGAAATTGCCGGCAGATGCCAACAGAAAGGGAGAAAGTGTGCTGTGGGAAAGAGCAATGCATAACTCTTTTACCA GACTTCTCGGTGCTAATTCTCGATGAAGCTGTGCTAGCCCTTGCCAGACTATATAGGAGAGACATTTTGGTCTTCAATGATGAAGTGGACGAGAGAAAAGGCAACCGTCACCAAGCGTACCGACAGTATATCTTGTGGACCTATGGCAGACTAGGTGCAGGGGACAGACGGGTCATTCCATCCTGCGCGGTTTGGTCTATTAGAGACAAGTTTCCTGACCCTTTTGGTCAATACACTGGATTTGTTGCAGGGcgaatataa